In the genome of Oncorhynchus clarkii lewisi isolate Uvic-CL-2024 chromosome 4, UVic_Ocla_1.0, whole genome shotgun sequence, one region contains:
- the LOC139406772 gene encoding transcription factor MafAa-like, with amino-acid sequence MATDLAMSAELPNSPLAIEYVNDFDLMKFEVKKEPPEADRYCHRLPPGSLSSTPISTPCSSVPSSPSFCAPSPGGQSSQNLANGINSNNSGSSNTQSVGGKPQLEDLYWIPSYQHHINPEALNLTPEDAVEALIGNAHHHHHHHQGYEGFRGQQYVGEDLSATSAGHHHQAHHHHHHGHRLEDRFSDEQLVSMTVRELNRQLRGFSKEEVIRLKQKRRTLKNRGYAQSCRYKRVQQRHMLESEKCTLLSQVEQLKQDVARLAKERDLYKEKYDKLASRSYNGCGPGNNNRDPSNGNHGKLASTEFFM; translated from the coding sequence ATGGCCACCGACCTCGCCATGAGCGCAGAGCTGCCCAATAGCCCACTGGCCATCGAGTACGTCAACGACTTCGACCTAATGAAGTTCGAAGTAAAGAAGGAACCTCCAGAGGCTGACCGTTACTGCCACCGCCTCCCCCCGggatccctctcctccaccccgaTTAGCACGCCCTGCTCCTCCGTGCCTTCCTCGCCCAGCTTCTGCGCCCCCAGCCCCGGTGGCCAGTCGAGCCAAAACCTGGCCAACGGcatcaacagcaacaacagcggcAGCAGCAACACCCAGAGCGTTGGCGGTAAGCCTCAGTTGGAGGACCTGTACTGGATCCCCAGCTACCAGCACCACATCAACCCCGAAGCCCTCAACCTGACCCCCGAGGATGCGGTGGAGGCCCTCATCGGCAAcgcccatcaccaccatcaccaccaccagggCTACGAGGGCTTCCGCGGCCAGCAGTATGTAGGGGAGGATCTATCCGCGACATCGGCCGGTCACCATCACCAggcccaccatcaccaccaccacggaCACCGCCTCGAGGACCGCTTCTCGGACGAGCAGCTGGTCAGCATGACAGTGCGCGAGCTCAACCGGCAACTGAGGGGGTTCAGCAAAGAGGAGGTGATCCGCCTAAAGCAGAAGAGACGCACGCTCAAGAACCGAGGTTACGCGCAGTCCTGCCGCTACAAGCGCGTGCAGCAGAGGCACATGCTGGAGAGCGAGAAGTGCACGCTCCTGAGCCAGGTGGAACAGCTGAAGCAGGACGTTGCGCGCTTGGCCAAAGAGCGGGACCTCTACAAGGAGAAGTACGACAAGCTGGCGAGCCGAAGCTACAACGGTTGCGGGCCGGGTAACAACAACAGAGACCCCTCCAACGGAAACCACGGGAAACTGGCCTCCACGGAATTCTTCATGTAA